The Humulus lupulus chromosome 3, drHumLupu1.1, whole genome shotgun sequence genome window below encodes:
- the LOC133823904 gene encoding rho GTPase-activating protein 5-like produces the protein MTEVLQSPSHFPSTSSSSTPCAPPTPNDGSSSSALINSPIVDEMVQTHLGSEEEEEEEEEEEEEEEQGGGFDRKRLERDREGDQVSVLELLIAAFRKSLIGCSQTERGKLSSSSMEIGWPSNVRHVAHVTFDRFNGFLGLPVEFEPEVPRRPPSASANVFGVSTESMQLSFDSRGNSVPTILLMMQRHLYARGGLQAEGIFRINADNNQEEYVRDQLNRGVIPDGVDVHCLAGLIKAWFRELPTGLLDSLSPEQVMQSQTEEECAQLVRVLPPTESALIDWAINLMADVAQFEHLNKMNARNVAMVFAPNMTQMADPLTALMYAVQVMNFLKNLIVRTLREREDSVVETCPHTRLEPSNDDGHQSSSHPFLEETKEETNLEDEGDKAFVTEEPAFDSPCHSTQDENCTTGGGAQSFLSSIENIIPGGKWSLVDSCPCEVVSQVSSLQNALQDGSTGQSGDAQKSLHKNKTGQSSTSSFKNGSKKLNEQIIIQSARANEKSKKTSILGRINSRKELVEAWR, from the exons ATGACCGAGGTGCTTCAATCCCCATCTCATTTTCCTTCAACCTCAAGCTCTTCCACTCCATGTGCTCCACCTACACCCAATGATGGCTCTAGCTCTAGTGCCCTTATTAACAGTCCCATTGTAGATGAAATGGTCCAAACTCATTTGGgttcagaagaagaagaagaagaagaagaagaagaagaagaagaagaagaacaaggagGTGGGTTTGATAGAAAAAGGTTAGAAAGAGACAGAGAAGGAGATCAAGTCTCTGTTTTGGAGCTATTAATAGCTGCTTTTCGAAAGTCTTTAATTGGGTGTAGTCAAACTGAGAGAGGGAAGCTTTCTTCATCTTCAATGGAGATTGGATGGCCTTCTAATGTGAGGCACGTTGCCCATGTTACCTTTGACCGCTTTAATGGCTTTCTTGGTTTGCCTGTTGAGTTTGAACCTGAAGTTCCCAGGAGGCCTCCAAGTGCCAG TGCAAATGTTTTTGGGGTTTCAACCGAGTCCATGCAGCTTTCATTTGATTCCAGAGGGAACAGTGTCCCTACAATTCTTCTGATGATGCAAAGACACTTATATGCTCGAGGGGGTTTACAA GCTGAAGGGATCTTCAGAATTAATGCTGATAACAACCAAGAGGAGTATGTTAGGGATCAGTTAAATAGGGGAGTGATACCTGATGGTGTTGATGTGCACTGTTTGGCAGGTCTTATTAAG GCTTGGTTTAGAGAGCTTCCAACTGGTTTGTTAGACTCCCTCTCACCCGAGCAGGTAATGCAGTCCCAAACAGAAGAGGAGTGTGCTCAACTTGTGAGAGTCCTTCCCCCAACAGAGTCTGCGTTGATTGATTGGGCAATAAACTTAATGGCTGATGTTGCACAGTTTGAACATCTGAATAAGATGAATGCACGCAATGTCGCCATGGTGTTTGCACCGAACATGACTCAG ATGGCAGATCCTTTGACTGCATTGATGTATGCAGTTCAAGTGATGAATTTTCTCAAGAATCTTATCGTCAGGACACTTCGAGAAAGAGAAGACTCTGTGGTAGAAACGTGTCCCCACACCCGCCTAGAGCCTTCCAATGATGATGGGCACCAAAGCTCTTCCCATCCATTTCTGGAAGAGACCAAGGAGGAGACCAACTTGGAAGATGAAGGTGATAAAGCCTTTGTCACCGAAGAACCAGCTTTCGACAGCCCTTGTCACTCAACTCAAGATGAAAATTGTACAACAGGAGGTGGAGCTCAAAGTTTCCTATCTTCCATTGAGAATATCATTCCGGGAGGAAAATGGTCTCTTGTTGATAGCTGTCCTTGTGAAGTTGTATCCCAAGTTAGCTCTTTACAGAATGCTCTCCAAGATGGTTCCACAGGTCAGAGTGGGGATGCTCAAAAGAGCTTGCATAAGAACAAAACAGGTCAGTCAAGCACTTCAAGTTTCAAGAATGGTTCCAAGAAGTTGAATGAGCAGATAATCATTCAGAGCGCTCGAGCTAATGAGAAGAGCAAGAAAACCAGCATTCTTGGCCGCATTAATTCAAGAAAAGAGCTGGTTGAAGCTTGGCGTTGA